A window of the Chaetodon trifascialis isolate fChaTrf1 chromosome 9, fChaTrf1.hap1, whole genome shotgun sequence genome harbors these coding sequences:
- the arhgef12a gene encoding rho guanine nucleotide exchange factor 12 isoform X2, producing MSDTQTSFTDRFPKKANRTSSILSKDHPPDKKPKSDKTSLPSNEFDPTEALVVQKSGSSSVLAEGKPESCGLVQRCVIIQKDENGFGLTVSGDNPVFVQLVKEDGAAMRAGVQTGDRIIKVNGTLVTHSNHIEVVKLIKSGSYVALTVLGRPPGLAQIPLSEAESEMLGVSISSPNSPAAERPYSPQDRFSSTHPSWDENSSVCNQKVDFLQKMLSREQQELQAMKEEYSRNPSPKLLKDIQEAKKHIPQLQGQLFRATGATQEAVPGGDADDGSTFETEHTPASKGDNSTDLSWSSTPISRGFGPGFPESLCPREPSCPSPKSTPRNSFNSCHSPEAEDTTDLDSLSPTTVSSPSSSRLISQIIGAEDDYFDSDQEQTNGQCNSFNSIEQLKSRPAHLAAFLHHVISQFDPAPVLCYLYADFYKQTNSKETRRVFMDLHTFFIDRGANLKVAVPESISADLDRRRTELIPEEINRQHVQTLQDSLLPDIQRNLEDFRQKRSMGLTVAEVELARLDQERVRDRVTLERERSYAENIITKIEDILLTTQTTEEEKCTTMQYVIYTYMKHLGVRVKEPRSLESKRVRINFLPKIKKSIKTEKEGEEKVKKPRFPSILGPQRRPSRIESASVGKALDGRPRPQKQLSQPTLGASEHMEAGRLRGSQSSEGSELIHSTSINTSSPNSATYSSETSRDTDMGGTPTSGPSRLSDGLQSDPLDGLPYTATHFDLYSLDQLQEDDRESDRAHEGTPKAIRRLEGLGAADVQSEDDQGTDSEHDPPYWQQLVGREVLAGLRPQEIKRQEVINELFYTERAHVRMLRVLDHVFYQKLSKEAILPPADIKNIFINLEEILQLHVSILEQMAAVRKRNESSVIDQIGDDLLSWFSGGEEEKIKQAVGTYCSNQPFALEIIKTKQKKDSRFASFIQEAESNRLCRRLQLKDIIPVEMLRLTKYPLLLENIAKYTDNAVEKDKVKQAGDCCRKILNHVNQAVKESEDKQRLEDYQRRLDLSSLKQTDNPMILELKNLDLTKRTMVHEGPLSWKVNKDKTIELYTLLLEDILVLLQKQDERLILKCHSKNLAGTADTKHIFSPIIKLSTVLVRSVATDNKSFFVLSMSENGAQIYELMAPTVSDQRTWQRLITQRADAMKVKPHSVIPLPQTDGERDGVEMITAGVSRLSRDPDRTSTGSTQSTDKESSPASRSVMQSSLPGNNPFEGVKAEEEEEEEGFVDPELPYQVTEDGKEGDSFNMFPSRADEALKTLAALKQVLVTQLMSQEAAEQTKRSTGARLLRTTSLRTPVDSRARVMVHNGSDKNSSQTEDPTQDLGSGDTGFFDSPEDYGYLVLEGYGGPGESSTDDDILASTTGKQLRTSQGCAADSGINLRFSSTSQAGSLSSFSRQVLSHLRNLQANLNYLKEVEAKYNNLIRQRPERSAADTDGNKDKR from the exons ATGAGTGACACACAGACCAGCTTCACTGACAG GTTTCCCAAGAAAGCAAACAG AACCAGCAGCATTCTCAGTAAAGACCACCCCCCAGACAAGAAGCCCAAAAGTGACAAAACCTCACTTCCCTCCAATGAGTTTGACCCTACAG AAGCTCTGGTGGTGCAGAagagtggcagcagcagtgtgctAGCAGAGGGGAAGCCTGAGTCCTGTG GTCTGGTCCAGCGATGTGTAATCATCCAGAAAGATGAAAATGGCTTTGGGCTCACTGTCAGCGGTGACAACccagtgtttgtgcagcttGTCAAAGAAG ATGGGGCTGCTATGCGGGCAGGTGttcagacaggagacaggatcATCAAG GTTAACGGGACCCTTGTTACACATTCTAATCACATCGAGGTGGTGAAGCTTATCAAAT CGGGCTCCTATGTGGCCCTCACAGTGTTGGGGCGTCCTCCAGGGCTCGCCCAGATCCCTTTGTCTGAGGCAGAGTCTGAAATGTTGGGCGTCAGCATCTCCTCTCCAAACTCCCCAGCAGCTGAACGCCCCTACAGTCCTCAGGACCGCTTCTCCTCCACTCATCCATCATGG GATGAGAATAGCAGTGTCTGCAACCAGAAGGTTGACTTCTTGCAAAAGATGCTctccagagagcagcaggagctACAG GCCATGAAGGAGGAGTACAGCAGGAACCCTTCCCCCAAACTACTGAAAGACATCCAGGAAGCTAAGAAACACATTCCTCAGCTGCAGGGTCAGCTCTTCAGGGCCACTGGGGCAACACAG GAGGCTGTTCCAGGTGGTGATGCAGACGATGGTAGCACGTTTGAGACAGAGCACACTCCTGCCTCTAAGGGAGACAACAGTACAGACCTGTCCTGGAGCAGCACTCCT ATATCTCGTGGATTTGGCCCTGGATTTCCAGAGAGCCTGTGCCCAAGAGAGCCATCCTGCCCCAGCCCAAAGAGCACACCCAGGAACAGCTTCAACTCCTGCCACTCTCCCGAGGCCGAGGACACCACTGACCTG GACTCTCTGTCCCCTACCACAGTCAGCAGTCCCTCGTCCTCCCGCCTCATCTCGCAAATCATTGGAGCTGAGGATGACTATTTTGATTCAGACCAGGAGCAG acaAATGGCCAGTGCAACAGCTTTAACAGCATCGAGCAGCTCAAGTCTCGCCCCGCCCACCTCGCAGCCTTCCTTCACCATGTCATCTCCCAGTTCGACCCTGCTCCTGTG CTGTGCTACCTCTATGCTGACTTCTACAAGCAGACCAACTCCAAAGAGACCAGACGGGTGTTCATGGACCTCCACACCTTCTTCATTGACCGGGGAGCA aatttGAAAGTTGCTGTTCCTGAATCCATCTCTGCTGATCTTG accGGCGGCGGACAGAACTGATCCCAGAGGAAATAAACAGACAGCACGTtcaaacactgcaggactcTCTGCTCCCCGACATCCAGAGGAACCTTGAGGATTTCAG GCAGAAGCGCAGTATGGGCCTGACGGTGGCTGAAGTAGAGTTGGCCAGACTGGACCAAGAGAGAGTCAGAGACCGTGTCACTCTGGAGCGAGAGCGCTCGTACGCTGAAAACATCATCACCAAGATAGAGGATATCCT ATTAACTACTcagaccacagaagaagagaaatg CACTACAATGCAGTATGTCATCTATACATACATGAAGCACCTTGGTGTGAGGGTCAAGGAACCTCGCAGTCTGGAGTCCAAACGGGTCAGGATCAACTTTCTTCCCAAGATCAAG AAAAGCATCaagacagaaaaggagggagaagagaaagtgaagaaacCCAGATTTCCCAGCATCCTCGGACCCCAACGTCGGCCCAGCCGCATAGAATCAGCCTCCG TGGGTAAAGCCCTGGATGGTCGCCCGCGGCCTCAGAAGCAGTTGTCTCAGCCCACGCTGGGGGCAAGTGAGCACATGGAAGCTGGTCGCCTAAGAGGGAGCCAATCGAGCGAGGGCTCTGAACTCATACACTCCACGTCTATCAACACCTCGTCCCCAAACAGCGCCACCTATAGCTCAGAGACTAGCCGAGACACTGATATGG GCGGGACTCCGACCTCAGGCCCCTCCAGGCTGAGTGACGGCCTTCAGTCCGACCCTCTAGATGGGTTGCCGTACACTGCGACGCACTTTGACCTTTACAGCCTGGACCAACTGCAAGAGGACGACAGAGAAAGCGACAG agctcACGAGGGAACACCAAAGGCTATAAGAAG GCTTGAGGGACTGGGTGCTGCAGATGTCCAGAGTGAGGACGACCAGGGAACAGACTCTGAGCATGACCCCCCATACTGGCAGCAACTGGTGGGGCGAGAAGTCCTAGCAGGTCTCAGGCCTCAGGAAATcaagagacaggaagtcatCAATG AGCTGTTCTACACAGAGCGTGCGCACGTCCGGATGTTGAGAGTTTTGGACCACGTTTTCTACCAGAAGCTCTCCAAAGAAGCCATCCTGCCTCCTGCTGACATCAAGAACATCTTCATAAACCTGGAGGAGATTCTGCAGCTGCAcg tttcaatACTCGAGCAAATGGCAGCTGTTCGGAAGAGAAATGAGTCTTCTGTAATTGATCAGATAGGAGACGACTTGCTCTCCTGG TTCAGCggtggggaggaggagaagatcaaGCAGGCGGTGGGGACGTACTGCAGTAACCAGCCTTTTGCTCTGGAGATCATCAAGACCAAGCAGAAGAAGGACTCACGGTTTGCTTCATTCATCCAG GAGGCAGAAAGTAACAGACTGTGTCGCCGACTGCAGCTTAAGGACATCATTCCTGTAGAGATGCTGCGGCTCACCAAGTACCCACTCCTACTAGAGAACATCGCAAAGTACACAG ACAATGCAGTGGAGAAGGACAAAGTGAAGCAGGCAGGAGACTGCTGTAGAAAGATCCTCAATCACGTCAACCAGGCTGTAAAGGAATCCGAGGACAAGCAG AGGTTGGAGGACTATCAGAGGAGATTGGACCTCTCCTCTCTAAAGCAGACCGACAACCCCATGATCCTGGAGCTAAAG AACTTGGATCTAACAAAGAGAACGATGGTGCACGAGGGACCGCTGTCGTGGAAAGTGAACAAGGACAAGACCATTG AGCTGTACACGCTCCTCCTGGAGGACATCCTCgttctgctgcagaaacaagaCGAGCGTCTGATCCTGAAGTGTCACAGTAAAAACCTGGCAGGCACCGCAGATACCAAACACATCTTCAGCCCCATTATCAAACTCAGCACTGTGCTGGTGCGCTCTGTGGCCACAG ACAACAAGTCCTTCTTCGTCCTGTCCATGTCAGAGAACGGAGCCCAGATCTATGAGCTGATGGCGCCCACAGTCTCAGATCAGAGAAC GTGGCAGCGTCTAATCACCCAGAGAGCTGATGCCATGAAAGTCAAACCTCACAGCGTCATACCATTACCTCAGACCGA TGGGGAGAGAGACGGCGTGGAGATGATTACAGCAGGTGTTTCCCGGCTGAGCAGGGACCCAGACCGCACATCCACCGGCAGCACCCAGTCCACAG ATAAAGAAAGCAGTCCAGCCTCTAGAAGCGTGATGCAGAGTTCTCTCCCAGGTAATAATCCGTTTGAGGGGGtaaaggcagaggaggaggaggaggaggaaggtttCGTGGACCCGGAGCTTCCTTACCAAGTGACTGAAGATGGCAAAGAAGGAGACTCGTTCAACATGTTTCCCTCCAGAGCAGACGAAGCACTGAAAACAT TGGCGGCGTTAAAGCAGGTGCTGGTGACCCAGCTGATGTCccaggaggctgcagagcaaACCAAACGCTCCACGGGGGCCCGTCTCCTCAGGACCACCTCTCTGCGGACGCCCGTAGACAGCCGCGCACGAGTGATGGTTCACAACGGCTCAGACAAGAACAGCTCCCAGACAGAGGACCCGACTCAGGACCTGGGCTCTGGGGACACGGGCTTCTTTGATTCTCCTGAAGATTATG GATATTTAGTCCTGGAGGGTTACGGTGGCCCAGGggagagcagcacagatgatGACATCTTGGCATCAACCACAGGGAAGCAGCTGCGCACCTCACAAGGCTGCGCCGCCGACTCTGGCATCAACTTGAGGTTTTCTTCAACGTCACAGGCCGGCAGCCTCTCCTCTTTTAGCAGACAGGTCTTATCTCACCTTCGAAACCTTCAGGCCAACCTCAACTATCTGAAG GAGGTTGAGGCCAAGTACAATAATCTAATACGCCAAAGGCCAGAGAGGTCAGCCGCGGACACGGATGGAAACAAAG ATAAGAGATAG
- the arhgef12a gene encoding rho guanine nucleotide exchange factor 12 isoform X3 gives MSDTQTSFTDRFPKKANRTSSILSKDHPPDKKPKSDKTSLPSNEFDPTGLVQRCVIIQKDENGFGLTVSGDNPVFVQLVKEDGAAMRAGVQTGDRIIKVNGTLVTHSNHIEVVKLIKSGSYVALTVLGRPPGLAQIPLSEAESEMLGVSISSPNSPAAERPYSPQDRFSSTHPSWDENSSVCNQKVDFLQKMLSREQQELQAMKEEYSRNPSPKLLKDIQEAKKHIPQLQGQLFRATGATQEAVPGGDADDGSTFETEHTPASKGDNSTDLSWSSTPISRGFGPGFPESLCPREPSCPSPKSTPRNSFNSCHSPEAEDTTDLDSLSPTTVSSPSSSRLISQIIGAEDDYFDSDQEQTNGQCNSFNSIEQLKSRPAHLAAFLHHVISQFDPAPVLCYLYADFYKQTNSKETRRVFMDLHTFFIDRGANLKVAVPESISADLDRRRTELIPEEINRQHVQTLQDSLLPDIQRNLEDFRQKRSMGLTVAEVELARLDQERVRDRVTLERERSYAENIITKIEDILLTTQTTEEEKCTTMQYVIYTYMKHLGVRVKEPRSLESKRVRINFLPKIKKSIKTEKEGEEKVKKPRFPSILGPQRRPSRIESASVGKALDGRPRPQKQLSQPTLGASEHMEAGRLRGSQSSEGSELIHSTSINTSSPNSATYSSETSRDTDMGGTPTSGPSRLSDGLQSDPLDGLPYTATHFDLYSLDQLQEDDRESDRAHEGTPKAIRRLEGLGAADVQSEDDQGTDSEHDPPYWQQLVGREVLAGLRPQEIKRQEVINELFYTERAHVRMLRVLDHVFYQKLSKEAILPPADIKNIFINLEEILQLHVSILEQMAAVRKRNESSVIDQIGDDLLSWFSGGEEEKIKQAVGTYCSNQPFALEIIKTKQKKDSRFASFIQEAESNRLCRRLQLKDIIPVEMLRLTKYPLLLENIAKYTDNAVEKDKVKQAGDCCRKILNHVNQAVKESEDKQRLEDYQRRLDLSSLKQTDNPMILELKNLDLTKRTMVHEGPLSWKVNKDKTIELYTLLLEDILVLLQKQDERLILKCHSKNLAGTADTKHIFSPIIKLSTVLVRSVATDNKSFFVLSMSENGAQIYELMAPTVSDQRTWQRLITQRADAMKVKPHSVIPLPQTDGERDGVEMITAGVSRLSRDPDRTSTGSTQSTDKESSPASRSVMQSSLPGNNPFEGVKAEEEEEEEGFVDPELPYQVTEDGKEGDSFNMFPSRADEALKTLAALKQVLVTQLMSQEAAEQTKRSTGARLLRTTSLRTPVDSRARVMVHNGSDKNSSQTEDPTQDLGSGDTGFFDSPEDYAGYLVLEGYGGPGESSTDDDILASTTGKQLRTSQGCAADSGINLRFSSTSQAGSLSSFSRQVLSHLRNLQANLNYLKEVEAKYNNLIRQRPERSAADTDGNKDKR, from the exons ATGAGTGACACACAGACCAGCTTCACTGACAG GTTTCCCAAGAAAGCAAACAG AACCAGCAGCATTCTCAGTAAAGACCACCCCCCAGACAAGAAGCCCAAAAGTGACAAAACCTCACTTCCCTCCAATGAGTTTGACCCTACAG GTCTGGTCCAGCGATGTGTAATCATCCAGAAAGATGAAAATGGCTTTGGGCTCACTGTCAGCGGTGACAACccagtgtttgtgcagcttGTCAAAGAAG ATGGGGCTGCTATGCGGGCAGGTGttcagacaggagacaggatcATCAAG GTTAACGGGACCCTTGTTACACATTCTAATCACATCGAGGTGGTGAAGCTTATCAAAT CGGGCTCCTATGTGGCCCTCACAGTGTTGGGGCGTCCTCCAGGGCTCGCCCAGATCCCTTTGTCTGAGGCAGAGTCTGAAATGTTGGGCGTCAGCATCTCCTCTCCAAACTCCCCAGCAGCTGAACGCCCCTACAGTCCTCAGGACCGCTTCTCCTCCACTCATCCATCATGG GATGAGAATAGCAGTGTCTGCAACCAGAAGGTTGACTTCTTGCAAAAGATGCTctccagagagcagcaggagctACAG GCCATGAAGGAGGAGTACAGCAGGAACCCTTCCCCCAAACTACTGAAAGACATCCAGGAAGCTAAGAAACACATTCCTCAGCTGCAGGGTCAGCTCTTCAGGGCCACTGGGGCAACACAG GAGGCTGTTCCAGGTGGTGATGCAGACGATGGTAGCACGTTTGAGACAGAGCACACTCCTGCCTCTAAGGGAGACAACAGTACAGACCTGTCCTGGAGCAGCACTCCT ATATCTCGTGGATTTGGCCCTGGATTTCCAGAGAGCCTGTGCCCAAGAGAGCCATCCTGCCCCAGCCCAAAGAGCACACCCAGGAACAGCTTCAACTCCTGCCACTCTCCCGAGGCCGAGGACACCACTGACCTG GACTCTCTGTCCCCTACCACAGTCAGCAGTCCCTCGTCCTCCCGCCTCATCTCGCAAATCATTGGAGCTGAGGATGACTATTTTGATTCAGACCAGGAGCAG acaAATGGCCAGTGCAACAGCTTTAACAGCATCGAGCAGCTCAAGTCTCGCCCCGCCCACCTCGCAGCCTTCCTTCACCATGTCATCTCCCAGTTCGACCCTGCTCCTGTG CTGTGCTACCTCTATGCTGACTTCTACAAGCAGACCAACTCCAAAGAGACCAGACGGGTGTTCATGGACCTCCACACCTTCTTCATTGACCGGGGAGCA aatttGAAAGTTGCTGTTCCTGAATCCATCTCTGCTGATCTTG accGGCGGCGGACAGAACTGATCCCAGAGGAAATAAACAGACAGCACGTtcaaacactgcaggactcTCTGCTCCCCGACATCCAGAGGAACCTTGAGGATTTCAG GCAGAAGCGCAGTATGGGCCTGACGGTGGCTGAAGTAGAGTTGGCCAGACTGGACCAAGAGAGAGTCAGAGACCGTGTCACTCTGGAGCGAGAGCGCTCGTACGCTGAAAACATCATCACCAAGATAGAGGATATCCT ATTAACTACTcagaccacagaagaagagaaatg CACTACAATGCAGTATGTCATCTATACATACATGAAGCACCTTGGTGTGAGGGTCAAGGAACCTCGCAGTCTGGAGTCCAAACGGGTCAGGATCAACTTTCTTCCCAAGATCAAG AAAAGCATCaagacagaaaaggagggagaagagaaagtgaagaaacCCAGATTTCCCAGCATCCTCGGACCCCAACGTCGGCCCAGCCGCATAGAATCAGCCTCCG TGGGTAAAGCCCTGGATGGTCGCCCGCGGCCTCAGAAGCAGTTGTCTCAGCCCACGCTGGGGGCAAGTGAGCACATGGAAGCTGGTCGCCTAAGAGGGAGCCAATCGAGCGAGGGCTCTGAACTCATACACTCCACGTCTATCAACACCTCGTCCCCAAACAGCGCCACCTATAGCTCAGAGACTAGCCGAGACACTGATATGG GCGGGACTCCGACCTCAGGCCCCTCCAGGCTGAGTGACGGCCTTCAGTCCGACCCTCTAGATGGGTTGCCGTACACTGCGACGCACTTTGACCTTTACAGCCTGGACCAACTGCAAGAGGACGACAGAGAAAGCGACAG agctcACGAGGGAACACCAAAGGCTATAAGAAG GCTTGAGGGACTGGGTGCTGCAGATGTCCAGAGTGAGGACGACCAGGGAACAGACTCTGAGCATGACCCCCCATACTGGCAGCAACTGGTGGGGCGAGAAGTCCTAGCAGGTCTCAGGCCTCAGGAAATcaagagacaggaagtcatCAATG AGCTGTTCTACACAGAGCGTGCGCACGTCCGGATGTTGAGAGTTTTGGACCACGTTTTCTACCAGAAGCTCTCCAAAGAAGCCATCCTGCCTCCTGCTGACATCAAGAACATCTTCATAAACCTGGAGGAGATTCTGCAGCTGCAcg tttcaatACTCGAGCAAATGGCAGCTGTTCGGAAGAGAAATGAGTCTTCTGTAATTGATCAGATAGGAGACGACTTGCTCTCCTGG TTCAGCggtggggaggaggagaagatcaaGCAGGCGGTGGGGACGTACTGCAGTAACCAGCCTTTTGCTCTGGAGATCATCAAGACCAAGCAGAAGAAGGACTCACGGTTTGCTTCATTCATCCAG GAGGCAGAAAGTAACAGACTGTGTCGCCGACTGCAGCTTAAGGACATCATTCCTGTAGAGATGCTGCGGCTCACCAAGTACCCACTCCTACTAGAGAACATCGCAAAGTACACAG ACAATGCAGTGGAGAAGGACAAAGTGAAGCAGGCAGGAGACTGCTGTAGAAAGATCCTCAATCACGTCAACCAGGCTGTAAAGGAATCCGAGGACAAGCAG AGGTTGGAGGACTATCAGAGGAGATTGGACCTCTCCTCTCTAAAGCAGACCGACAACCCCATGATCCTGGAGCTAAAG AACTTGGATCTAACAAAGAGAACGATGGTGCACGAGGGACCGCTGTCGTGGAAAGTGAACAAGGACAAGACCATTG AGCTGTACACGCTCCTCCTGGAGGACATCCTCgttctgctgcagaaacaagaCGAGCGTCTGATCCTGAAGTGTCACAGTAAAAACCTGGCAGGCACCGCAGATACCAAACACATCTTCAGCCCCATTATCAAACTCAGCACTGTGCTGGTGCGCTCTGTGGCCACAG ACAACAAGTCCTTCTTCGTCCTGTCCATGTCAGAGAACGGAGCCCAGATCTATGAGCTGATGGCGCCCACAGTCTCAGATCAGAGAAC GTGGCAGCGTCTAATCACCCAGAGAGCTGATGCCATGAAAGTCAAACCTCACAGCGTCATACCATTACCTCAGACCGA TGGGGAGAGAGACGGCGTGGAGATGATTACAGCAGGTGTTTCCCGGCTGAGCAGGGACCCAGACCGCACATCCACCGGCAGCACCCAGTCCACAG ATAAAGAAAGCAGTCCAGCCTCTAGAAGCGTGATGCAGAGTTCTCTCCCAGGTAATAATCCGTTTGAGGGGGtaaaggcagaggaggaggaggaggaggaaggtttCGTGGACCCGGAGCTTCCTTACCAAGTGACTGAAGATGGCAAAGAAGGAGACTCGTTCAACATGTTTCCCTCCAGAGCAGACGAAGCACTGAAAACAT TGGCGGCGTTAAAGCAGGTGCTGGTGACCCAGCTGATGTCccaggaggctgcagagcaaACCAAACGCTCCACGGGGGCCCGTCTCCTCAGGACCACCTCTCTGCGGACGCCCGTAGACAGCCGCGCACGAGTGATGGTTCACAACGGCTCAGACAAGAACAGCTCCCAGACAGAGGACCCGACTCAGGACCTGGGCTCTGGGGACACGGGCTTCTTTGATTCTCCTGAAGATTATG CAGGATATTTAGTCCTGGAGGGTTACGGTGGCCCAGGggagagcagcacagatgatGACATCTTGGCATCAACCACAGGGAAGCAGCTGCGCACCTCACAAGGCTGCGCCGCCGACTCTGGCATCAACTTGAGGTTTTCTTCAACGTCACAGGCCGGCAGCCTCTCCTCTTTTAGCAGACAGGTCTTATCTCACCTTCGAAACCTTCAGGCCAACCTCAACTATCTGAAG GAGGTTGAGGCCAAGTACAATAATCTAATACGCCAAAGGCCAGAGAGGTCAGCCGCGGACACGGATGGAAACAAAG ATAAGAGATAG